The following nucleotide sequence is from Streptomyces bathyalis.
GGAGAAGGCCCTTGTGGCCCGACAGGTCCTGCGGCAACTGGCCGCCGTCGTAGGCGTGCACGACGTCCAGTGTGAGGCCCTCTTCGCCGAGCCAGTCGCCGATGCGTCCCGGCCCTCCGGCCGGGGTGTTCTGCACAACGAGAACCCGTGTCATTCCGCACCGCCTCCAGTCGTCACCCGGTCCCGGGGACGGCGATAGGTTCCCGGCATGAGCCATTCAAGCAACGACGTCCGCGACGGTGCATCCGCAACCCCCGCGGCCCCGGGCAGCAGCGGCCATGCGGCGACCGAATCGGTGGAGCCGACAGATGTCGGGGCCGTACGCACCGCCTACGCCCCGGACCCGGACGGCGATCCGGACCCCGGCGAGATCGTCTGGACGTGGGTGCCGTACGAGGAGGACGACGGCAGGGGCAAGGACCGTCCCGTTCTGATCGTCGCCCGGGAGCCCCAAGGCACGCTGCTCGGCGTCCAGTTGACCTCCCGGGAGCATGACGGGGAGCGGGGCTGGCTGCCGCTCGGAAGCGGCCCGTGGGACCGCAGCGGACGCGACTCGTGGGTGGGCACGGAGCGGGTGCTGCGCGTGCATCCGGACGGGATGAGGCGCGAGGCGTGCGCGCTGGACCGGGCGCGGTTCAACCGTGTCGTGCACCGTCTGCAGCAGATATACGGGTGGCGGTGAGCAGGGGACTTCTCCGCACCGGGAAACAGCCTCGGAAACCGCATCCGGAACCGTGCCGGGAGCCCACCCCCCGCCCGGCAGACCGCCGTGACGGGCTTGCCGGAATGGGCCGCGCGGGGGCGCGCGGGAACTTAACATGAGGTCCCCGTACATGTGTTCACCATGTGACGGTCCTGTGGCTACCGACTCACGCTTCCTGATGGGGATGACGGGCGATGTTCCGTACTGCTGCTACGCAGCCGGACGTTCTCACCTACGGACCGGTCACGCCCTTGCTGGCGTACGGCATGGCCTGCGTGGGCAGCGCCGTCGGTCTCAGATGCGCCCTGAGAGCGCCCCTGCTCGGACGCAGAAGGGGAGCCGGGTGGCTGGCCCTTGGATCCCTCGCCATCGGAGTCGGCATCTTCACCATGCACGTCGTGGCGATGATCGGCTTCAGCGTGGGTGAGGTGCCCATCGGCTACGACATGCTGATGACGTACGCGAGTCTCCTCGTCGCCGTCCTGGTCTCGGCGGTGGCGCTCCTCCTCGTCTCCCTGCGCCGGTACACCTGGCTCGCCGTGCTGGGCGGAGGGCTGGTCCTCGGGCTGGGCGTCGCGTCCTCGCACTACGTGGGGATGATGGGGGTGCGGGTCGCGGGTGCTGTCCGCTACGACGACCGGGTCATGATCATCTCCGCGGCCGTCGCCGTCGTCGTGAGCTCGGTGGCCCTGCTGTGCGCCAGGTGGGTGCGGCACATGGGAGCCTCGATCGCGGCGGCACTCATCATGGGGCTGGGCTTCGTCGCGATGCACTACACCGGCATGGCGGGGATGACGGTGAGCCTGTACAGCGACGCGGGGGCCGTGGGCAGTTCCTCGCTGGGCGCCCTCACACCCGTACTGATCGGACCTGTCCTGCTGTTGCTGCTCATCGCGCTGTTCGTCAGCCTCGATCCGATGATGGAACGGGACGGCCGGCGGAAGTGGGGAACACGTCCCGGGGAGGGGACGGGCGAGAAGCTGGAGTGGGTCCCCTTCGAACGCCGCTGACCCGGGCGCCGGGAGGGCCCGGGCAGCCGGACAGGGAGAAGGTGGACGCGTGGCCCCGAACAGTGGCGACCAACTGGCGGAGATGCCCGGCAACTGGACGAGGGCCCTCGCGGTCGTCGCACATCCCGACGACATGGAATACGGGGCGGCCGCGGCCGTCGCCGAGTGGACGGCGCAGGGCAAGCAGGTCGCCTATCTCATGGTCACGCGCGGCGAGGCGGGCATCGACGATCTGGAACCCGCCGAGAGCGCACGGGTGCGAGAGGCCGAACAGCACGCGAGCGCTCGCAAGGTGGGCGTCGTCTCGGTCGAGTTCCTCGATCACAAGGACGGCGTGATCGAGGAAGGGGTGCCGCTTCGCCGCGACATCGCAGCCGCCGTGCGCAAGTGGCGTCCCGAACTCGTCGTCACGATCAACCACCGCGAGACCTGGGGCGGTACCGCCTGGAACACCCCCGATCACCGTGCCGTGGGCCGCGCCGTCCTGGACGCGGTCGGCGACGCCGGCAACCGGTGGATCTTCCCCGAGCAGCTGGAGCCGGGCGGAGAGGGTCCCTGGGGCGGGGTGCGGTGGGTGGCCGTCGCCGGGTCGCCGGAGGCGACGCACGCGATGCCGGTGGGAGAGGCGGCCGTGGAGCGGGCCGTGGCTTCGCTGTCGGAGCACCGCGCGTACATCGCGGCACTCAGCGACGAACCGGTGGAGAGCTACGCGCGCTCCTTCACGGAATGGGTCGTGGGGCTGGCCGCGGAGCGGTTCGGCGGGCGGAGCTGCGTCACTTTCGAGCTGTATCCGCGGTGACGTCCGCGGCGTCGCCGCCGGCTTGCCCTGTGGCGTCGCGGCGCGCCAGGCCCGCCAGCGTCATCACCAGGACCGGCAGCAGCAGCGCCGCCGCGAAGGCACTGAGCCAGCCGTAGCCCGCCGTCGAGACGACGAGCCCCGCCAGGGCGCCGCCGGCGCCGGCGGCCGCGTTCATGGTCAGATCGGACAGGCCCTGCACCGCCGCGCGGGCAGGCTGCGGCACCGAGTCGGTCAGCAGCGCCGAGCCGGAGACGAGCGCCGCCGACCAGCCCAGACCGAGCAGGAACAGGCCCAGGCCCGACTGGGTGTGGTGGCCGTCGGCGGTGCCCGCCAGCGCCGCCGCGCAGGTGAGCAGCGCGACGGAGAGCACGATGACCGTGAGCCGCCCGAAGCGGTCGGCGAGCCAGCCCATCACCGGCGAGAACGCGTACATGCCGACGATGTGGGCGCTGATGACGAGGCCGATCATCTCGATCCCCGCACCGTGGTGCCCGAGATCGACGGGTGTCATCACCATGATGGAGACCATCGCCGTGTGCGCCGCGGCGATCGTCACCAGGGCCAGCCGCGCATGCGCGGAGGCGGCCACGGCGGCGAGTCCGGCGCGCAGCGAGCGGTCGGCTCCTCGGGAGCGGCCCTTCCAAGCCGGGGGCGGATGAACGCCGGTGCCCCCTTCGGGGCCGGTGGCCGACTCGCTGGACGCCGCATCCCGTGACGCGGCGTCCGTCTCGGCGTCGGCGAGGGCGCGGGCCGTGAGCAGCGGATCGGGACGCAGCAGCACGTGGATCAGGACGGCCGTGACGAGGAAGACCGCCGACCCCCAGACGAACGCCCCCGCTGTCGCCGGGATGCCCAGACCCGTGACGCTGTCCCCCGCGGGCCCGGCGATGTTGGGGCCGAGGACCGCTCCGACCGTGGTCGCCCATACGACGAGGGAGATGGCGCGGGCACGCTGATCCGGCTCGGCGAGGTCGGCGGCGGCGTACCGGGCCTGGAGATTGGCGGAGCTCGACGCACCGAAGGCGGTCATGCCCAGCAGCAGGAGCGGGAAGTTTCCGAGCACGGCTCCGGTGACGACGACGGCACCGCCCACCGCCCCGATCAGATACGCGAGGCACAGTCCGGCGCGGCGGCCGCGCGCCGCCATCAGGGACGCCAGCGGCAGCGACAGCAGCGCCGTACCGATGACGGACGAGGTCGAGGCGAGCCCGGACAGTGCCTCGGAGCCGCTGATCTCCTGGGCCAGGACGGCTGCCAGCGTCACGGCGGTGGCGACGCCGAGGCCGCCGAGCATCTGACTGACCACCAGCACGCCCGCTGTGCGGCGGCGCAGACGCGCCAGCTCGGCGCCCCGCGGCAGCGGGAGGGTGCCGGCAGGGTCGGCGGAGCTGTCAGGTGCGTCCGCGGCGTTGTTGGTGTCGGTCACGTCGGGCAGTCTGCCAGCCGGCCGCGCACGGGCCTACGGGGTTTCGAGCCTCGCCCGGACCGGTTGCCGCAGGCATGCGGCACCTCGTACGCCGGCATCAGAACAGGGGCTCCGGAAGCAGCCCCTCGAGCGCCAGCAGGGTGCGTTTGGTCTCCAGGCCCCCGCCGAATCCGCCCAGGCCGCCGCCGCTCTCGACGATCCGGTGGCACGGGACGACGACCGGCAGCGGGTTCGACCCCATGGCCATGCCGACGGCCCGGGCGGCACCGGGCTCGCCCACGCGGTCGGCGAGATCCTGATATCCGGCGGTGGCCCCGTACGGGACGGACGCGAGCAGCTCCCGCAGCACCTTCTCGTTGAAGCCGCCGGAGAGCGACCAGTCGAGGGGGACCGTGAACTCGCGGAGCTCACCGCGGAAGTAGGAGTCCAGCTCCGCCGCGGCGAGAGCGAGGACGTGCCCGCGGGCCGGACCTTCCGGGTCTGCCGCCTCCGCGGGCGCCTGGACGTGGACCGGTGGCGACCCGAGCCTGCCGGTGAGCCGGTCGAGGGTCCGGTCCGCCGTGGCCCGGTCGGCGTGGAAGACGACACCGACCAGGCCCTCGTCGGTCGCGGCGAGCAGCAGGGGGCCGACAGGGGTCTCCCGCACCGTCCAGATACAGGCGCGGGCTGCCGTACTCGCCGTTGTCTCAGTCATGCGGGAACCCTAGAGGTCACCTCTGACAGCGACCGCTTCGCGATGGACGGCCGCAGGAGGTGCTGAGGGGGGTTGAGGGTTCACAGCGGTCGGGGGGACATGTGGGGGACCGGGGGGACAGAAGCGGAAGGGGAGTGGGGGACGGCGTGAAGAGGACCGTGGGGAGGGCCCTGAAGAGGACCCTGAAGTGAAAGGGTCCGGCGGGGGATACGGACGTGAGGGCGCTGTGGGGGGTGCTTCGCCGGCGCGACCTCGGACCGGCGTTCCGGGTCACCCGCCCGTCGCGTCCCGCACGACGTCCGGGAAGTTGCTGATGATGCCGTCCACTCCGGCCGCGTCGACCTTGCGGGCGGTCGCCGCGTCGTTCACCGTCCAAGTGAGGACCTGCATCCGCTTCCCGAGCGGACCCTTCCGCGCGTGCACCGCCTCGACGTATTCCTTCGTCGCCGCGGAGTGCGTCGGGTTGATCTGGTCGGTGAACTTCGCGTACGAGTCCAGCTCCGAGACCTTCGGGTTGCCCAGGAACCCCGTCTTGACCCGGCTGTTGAGGACGTGGGTCATCTTGACCGAGTCGGCGTTGAAGCTCTGGATGATGAGCTTGCTCTTCAGGTGGGAGCTGTCGAGCCAGCCTTCACTCTTCAGCTCTCTCAGGGTCTGGTACTCGATGCCGGGGTAGATCTCCGGGGACTTCAGCTCCAGTAGCAGCTTCTGGCCGTTCTTGGAGATCTGCTTCAGGTACGTCTCCAGGGTGGGGACCTTCTCACCCTTGTAGTCGTCGCTGAACCAGCTTCCCGCGTCCAGACGGGCGATCTCCTTGGCCGTGAAATCGGAGACGTTCCACGGCGAGCGGGTCGGGTAGAGCTTCTCCACGTTCGTGGTACGGGCGAGCGTGGTGTCGTGCATGAGGACGAGTTCGCCGTCCTTGGTGCGCTGTACATCGGTCTCGGTCCAGTCGAAGCCGAGCTTGTCGGCCTTGTTGACCGCCGCGAGCGTGTTCTCCGGCGCGTAACCGGAAGCTCCGCGGTGGGCGACCGTGGTGGGCGCCCGGTCGCTCATGCTGTCCTGCCGCGCGGCCGCGTGGGCCGGGGATGCGGTGAGGGTGAGGGCAGACACACCCAGGAGCACGCCGGTGGCGGCGGCTAGTGCACGGCGCATCGACATACGGGAACTCCTCGCGTTCGTGCGAACACTGTCGGCTAGAGACTTCCCGTTGTGCGATACACGGAAGCAGAACCGGAGTGGCGTGGGTGTGAACGTGATGCGACGCTTCGGTCCCACTGCGTGATGGCATCGGCCGCGTCCCGCTGGTTGAGGCCGTTGTCAGAGGTGGGTCGTACCGTTGTCTGCATGCGGCCGCAAATCCAGATCGAACGCACGGTGGCGCCTTTCGAGGTCGTCAGCCCCTATAAGCCCAGCGGTGACCAGCCCACCGCCATCGACGAGCTGGCGCAGCGCGTCGGCGGTGGCGAGAAGGACGTGGTGCTGCTCGGGGCGACGGGCACCGGCAAGTCGGCCACCACCGCCTGGATGATCGAGAGGCTCCAGCGGCCGACGCTGGTGATGGCGCCGAACAAGACCCTCGCCGCCCAGCTGGCCAACGAGTTCCGCGAGCTCCTCCCGAACAACGCGGTGGAGTACTTCGTCTCGTACTACGACTACTACCAGCCGGAGGCGTACGTCCCGCAGACGGACACCTACATCGAGAAGGACTCCTCCATCAACGAGGAGGTCGAGCGACTGCGGCACAGCTCGACCAACTCGCTGCTGACACGGCGCGACGTGGTCGTCGTCGCCTCCGTCTCCTGCATCTACGGTCTGGGCACCCCCCAGGAGTACGTCGACAGGATGGTGCCGCTCAGGGTCGGGCAGGAGACCGACAGAGACGATCTGCTGCGCCGCTTCGTCGAGGTTCAGTACACGCGCAACGACATGTCGTTCACGCGCGGCACCTTCCGTGTGCGCGGCGACACCATCGAGATCTTCCCGGTCTACGAGGAACTGGCCGTCCGCATCGAGATGTTCGGCGACGAGATCGAGGCGCTCTCCACGCTCCACCCCGTGACGGGCGAGGTCATCTCCGACGACGAGCAGCTGTACGTGTTCCCCGCCTCTCACTACGTGGCCGGGCCGGAGCGCATGGAGCGGGCCATCACAGGCATCGAGGCCGAGCTGGGGGAGCAGCTGGAGTCGCTCGAGAAGCAGGGGAAGCTGCTGGAGGCGCAGCGGCTGCGGATGCGCACCACGTACGACATCGAGATGATGCGCCAGATCGGCACCTGCTCGGGCATCGAGAACTACTCGCGCCACATCGACGGCCGCGACCCGGGCACCGCCCCGCACACGCTGCTGGACTTCTTCCCCGACGACTTCCTCCTCGTCATCGACGAGTCGCACCAGACCGTTCCCCAGATCGGCGCGATGTACGAGGGCGACGCCGCCCGTAAGCGCACCCTGGTCGAGCACGGGTTCCGGCTGCCCTCCGCGATCGACAACCGGCC
It contains:
- a CDS encoding methylated-DNA--[protein]-cysteine S-methyltransferase; this encodes MTETTASTAARACIWTVRETPVGPLLLAATDEGLVGVVFHADRATADRTLDRLTGRLGSPPVHVQAPAEAADPEGPARGHVLALAAAELDSYFRGELREFTVPLDWSLSGGFNEKVLRELLASVPYGATAGYQDLADRVGEPGAARAVGMAMGSNPLPVVVPCHRIVESGGGLGGFGGGLETKRTLLALEGLLPEPLF
- a CDS encoding PIG-L deacetylase family protein, with protein sequence MPGNWTRALAVVAHPDDMEYGAAAAVAEWTAQGKQVAYLMVTRGEAGIDDLEPAESARVREAEQHASARKVGVVSVEFLDHKDGVIEEGVPLRRDIAAAVRKWRPELVVTINHRETWGGTAWNTPDHRAVGRAVLDAVGDAGNRWIFPEQLEPGGEGPWGGVRWVAVAGSPEATHAMPVGEAAVERAVASLSEHRAYIAALSDEPVESYARSFTEWVVGLAAERFGGRSCVTFELYPR
- the uvrB gene encoding excinuclease ABC subunit UvrB is translated as MRPQIQIERTVAPFEVVSPYKPSGDQPTAIDELAQRVGGGEKDVVLLGATGTGKSATTAWMIERLQRPTLVMAPNKTLAAQLANEFRELLPNNAVEYFVSYYDYYQPEAYVPQTDTYIEKDSSINEEVERLRHSSTNSLLTRRDVVVVASVSCIYGLGTPQEYVDRMVPLRVGQETDRDDLLRRFVEVQYTRNDMSFTRGTFRVRGDTIEIFPVYEELAVRIEMFGDEIEALSTLHPVTGEVISDDEQLYVFPASHYVAGPERMERAITGIEAELGEQLESLEKQGKLLEAQRLRMRTTYDIEMMRQIGTCSGIENYSRHIDGRDPGTAPHTLLDFFPDDFLLVIDESHQTVPQIGAMYEGDAARKRTLVEHGFRLPSAIDNRPLKWEEFLERIGQTVYLSATPGPYELSRGDGYVEQVIRPTGLVDPEVVVKSTEGQIDDLVHEIRTRAEKDERVLVTTLTKKMAEDLTEYFLELGIQVRYLHSDVDTLRRVELLRELRSGEFDVLVGINLLREGLDLPEVSLVAILDADKEGFLRSGTSLIQTIGRAARNVSGQVHMYADKATPAMEKAIEETNRRREKQIAYNKERGLDPEPLRKKIGDIVADIAREDIDTEQLLGSGYRQEHKAGDRKGKAPVPAKSAGRKERGAEVLTDRPASELAETIEEMTERMRAAAAELQFEIAARLRDEVSELKKELRQMREAGLK
- a CDS encoding MHYT domain-containing protein, with protein sequence MFRTAATQPDVLTYGPVTPLLAYGMACVGSAVGLRCALRAPLLGRRRGAGWLALGSLAIGVGIFTMHVVAMIGFSVGEVPIGYDMLMTYASLLVAVLVSAVALLLVSLRRYTWLAVLGGGLVLGLGVASSHYVGMMGVRVAGAVRYDDRVMIISAAVAVVVSSVALLCARWVRHMGASIAAALIMGLGFVAMHYTGMAGMTVSLYSDAGAVGSSSLGALTPVLIGPVLLLLLIALFVSLDPMMERDGRRKWGTRPGEGTGEKLEWVPFERR
- a CDS encoding type II toxin-antitoxin system PemK/MazF family toxin, coding for MSHSSNDVRDGASATPAAPGSSGHAATESVEPTDVGAVRTAYAPDPDGDPDPGEIVWTWVPYEEDDGRGKDRPVLIVAREPQGTLLGVQLTSREHDGERGWLPLGSGPWDRSGRDSWVGTERVLRVHPDGMRREACALDRARFNRVVHRLQQIYGWR
- a CDS encoding glycerophosphodiester phosphodiesterase, which gives rise to MSMRRALAAATGVLLGVSALTLTASPAHAAARQDSMSDRAPTTVAHRGASGYAPENTLAAVNKADKLGFDWTETDVQRTKDGELVLMHDTTLARTTNVEKLYPTRSPWNVSDFTAKEIARLDAGSWFSDDYKGEKVPTLETYLKQISKNGQKLLLELKSPEIYPGIEYQTLRELKSEGWLDSSHLKSKLIIQSFNADSVKMTHVLNSRVKTGFLGNPKVSELDSYAKFTDQINPTHSAATKEYVEAVHARKGPLGKRMQVLTWTVNDAATARKVDAAGVDGIISNFPDVVRDATGG
- a CDS encoding MFS transporter, whose amino-acid sequence is MLGGLGVATAVTLAAVLAQEISGSEALSGLASTSSVIGTALLSLPLASLMAARGRRAGLCLAYLIGAVGGAVVVTGAVLGNFPLLLLGMTAFGASSSANLQARYAAADLAEPDQRARAISLVVWATTVGAVLGPNIAGPAGDSVTGLGIPATAGAFVWGSAVFLVTAVLIHVLLRPDPLLTARALADAETDAASRDAASSESATGPEGGTGVHPPPAWKGRSRGADRSLRAGLAAVAASAHARLALVTIAAAHTAMVSIMVMTPVDLGHHGAGIEMIGLVISAHIVGMYAFSPVMGWLADRFGRLTVIVLSVALLTCAAALAGTADGHHTQSGLGLFLLGLGWSAALVSGSALLTDSVPQPARAAVQGLSDLTMNAAAGAGGALAGLVVSTAGYGWLSAFAAALLLPVLVMTLAGLARRDATGQAGGDAADVTADTARK